AGCCCACGAGACACGGCAAGTACAACAAATTTAAAACACCACTACATTTTGTGTTCTGCATGACCTAGTCAACTTTATCATGGTCCACACCGGGGTTTTTTCCCATATTTTTTGTGTCAGCGCCCAAGAAAGGTGAAGACGTTAGGCATTCCAAAAGTTGTGATGGCTGACTCGCATGAATAAGGATTTGTCAAAGCTTTTGAGGAATCGGTGAATGAGactgtctccagcagcgtcccctaaatttcgtcccctaaaggaatattctctgtcctttacagaacactctaaaagattctatcttcTATATATTCTCcgtctccagcagcgtcctctaaattccaTCCCCTAAAGGTACAGTGTTAACAGATTCacattttccatttctttttcatttttctttgttttcttctcaTTTGACACTATATAAATGATCCGAAAAAATTGTATTTATTAATTTTTAAAGCAATAAATTCGAAATATCAATAATAATTACATTGATTGTTTTGTTGCTGTGTAATTGTTGTCGGTAACGCGCCACATAGTATAATATCGTTGCCAAAATAAGTTTTCAAATGGACAAGCTTGCACCGTAAGCCAGTACTCTTCTTCGAGAAGCCATAGCCTTGCTTCCCTTGCACGACAAGCGCACGTCTTCTATCCGAAGCGTACTTCCTCTATAAATACCAAGTGACCCTTCCATACTTCACTCAACCTTGCCTTTACAAACTCGACAACCATGAATCCCTACTTAGAAAACAATTTTCTTGTGCGCTTGATGGAAGAaatggaagaggaagaagaagagttgcAGTTGGCGAGGCACATGGTCAATAGGAGGCGACGTGCACGCAATGAGCGTCGTCATGGTGGTTCGATTCCAGGGCGTGTTAGGATTCATCATGATCACATGAGCGGCGATGCAAGAATCCGAGCGGACTACTTTGGAGCCAACCCGGTGTACACGGATGCTCAATTTCGTAGGAGGTATTTACAATTAACAAATTCTTTTTACCATGTACAAAACTTCATGACCCCTATTATGACACATGAATTCTATGGTAGGTTCCGCATGCGTCGCCATGTCTTTGAGCGCCTTGTTGATGTTGTGCAACAAGTGGATCCTTATTTTATTCAGCGTCCAAATTGTGCGGGTGAGATTGGTCTTTCTGCTctacagaaagttgttgctgctGTTCGAATCCTTGCTTACGGTATTCCAGCTGATGCCGTTGACGAATACGTACGTATTGGGGAATCTACTGCTCATGAGGCATTGAAACACTTTTGCACGGTCGTCCAAACCGTGTTTGCTCCATATTATCTCCGTGCACCAAATGCAGAAGATATCGCACGCCTTCTCCAAGTTGGCGAGTCACGTGGGTTTCCTGGTATGCttggtagtgttgattgcatgcattgggagtggcgtaACTGCCCAAGTTCATGGAAGGGGATGTTTACAGGGCGTGGTAAACATCCTACCATGATCTTGGAAGCTGTTGCGTCGTATGACCTGTGGATATGGCATGCATATTTTGGTCTGTCAGGTAGTTGCAACGACATAAATGTTCTTCACAGTTCAAACCTTTTCGAAAGGCATCTAAGCGGTGACACACCTCCTGTTTCATTCACTGTGAATGGTCACACGTACAATATGGGATATTACCTAGCAGACGGGATTTACCCTGACTGGCCCGCATTTGTGAAGACAATCCGTAACCCCTACGACGTTAGAACCCAACACTTTGCAACAATTCAAGAGTCTGCTCGAAAAGATATAGAACGAGCTTTCGGTGTACTCCAGAAGAGATGGGGTGTGGTCCGTGGACCTGCATACGGTTGGAGTCCAGAACACATTGGGGACATCATGAAAACATGCATAATATTGCACAACATGATAGTAGAAGACGAAGGTCCATTGTCTTTGAACACAACCTTTGAAAACATCGGAGTGCTGGCAGACACAACTCAAGGTTCAATGGAAGAGCGCAACGACTTCGTCAATCAAAGGTACAACCAACTGAAAGACTGCAACAAATATACTCAGCTTCAGGTAGATCTGATACACCATCACTGGGCGCGACATGGATCCGGAGTTGCATAGGACGCAATGAAACAAGTTCTGTCATGGCTGTTCTTATCTACTGTCGAACTGTCTTTGTTTACTTTACATTGTTCTACTGTCTGTGTTAGTGTCATGTCTGTTCTACTTCATGTGTCAAGTGTGTGTACTGTGTGTCTTAGTGTCCAAGTGTCGTAGTGTCTCATGCTGCTGTTTGAATTCAATAAGAAGGAGTACTACTGTCATGCAACCACATGTGTGTACAAATGCTAAACAAAAACTGCACCAAGCTCACAGTTCATGAAACCAAATAGTTCAACACATATAGTAAAACATTCAGGTACAAACCATGACAAATAGTTcaaaacaataacttgaaaacaaATAGTTCAAAGACGACCTAAAAAATCTGGTACAAACCAGATTACGATCTGACGACAGCAACCTCACAGTAACAAGTCCGAGTACGCCTCATTCATAAATGACAAACAAACATATTAAGTAAGGAACCTTCACTGGCCAGATGAAGTAGACCCAGTAACCCTTGCCAGtatctcttgttgcttggcttcatagtactggcggaggagagggttACATTTGCTCAAATCCATGCTTAAGATCATTATCTCCTCTTCCTTGTCCTCCTTTAGTTTCTGCCTTTCAAGCCTTAATTTCTCTAGGTTCAACTTCTTTTCAAGGAGCAATTTCTGCCTCTCATTTCTGTTCATTGAATCCAACTTCTTTTCCTCAGTTGTAACAGCTGTTTTGTACACTGACAGGCGCTCCAAAGAAAGATCACCCATGCGTGTCATAAACTCAGAATCTGATGAAGATGTGTCCACAGATTTAGTCCTCTTTGCCTTTTCCTTCGAAGAATCTCGACCAAGGGGCCTCTTGGATGTGAAGCTTGATGGTACAGATTCTTCTGCATCCAAATCGACAGTGTTAGAATGTGTGGGATTAGCGTTGGCTTGCTGTTGTTGTTGACCCATGTGGTTGTCCATCCATTTTGGTTGGTCCTTAAGAATGGCCCAACAGTGTAAAAAGTGGAAAGGCTTCTTCTCAATTGCTGCAAACCTAGAAGCTGCCAGTGAtgtctgccacatataacaaatgGTTACAACAGGAACCTACTAACAAACCTCTAAATAGTGATGTCAAAATGTAACATGAAAGATTTACCTTGTCTGCGTCACTGAGTCCACTAGGATTCTGTCGGAGGACTGCCATCATGTATCCAGCAAAAGTGGAACACTGTGTTTTGATAGTATCCCATCTACTCATCAAAGATTATgtatcttgtgtcgtagagaataagtttcccttgagtaagttatactaagacaatccaaaatggtaaatttgtatctcattcatatggattgtaatctttgttttctaaatagctactcttgatgcagtttaaaatttccttatcgttaaatctaaaagtgcataagaatatttttgttgatattcatcacatacatatgcactaacatggatatgatttttaaactgtaaaaggtacaattagtgatccatactctctaaattttgaaaatccatattttgatatcttagaaatctacttcaatcgatatccatatgcttcacattgaattggatcactaagttgtaaattccatgcataacttgtctttatgatatgaatgcttgtgcgactaaccttgataagctaggtgcacccaaagtcaaggtaggttcatcatcaagaaggcaacacaatgatgtattaataaaaggagaaaaggctcctattcttaactctagtttttatctatgtgattaaatattgacttgaaaccatgtaagatggttgtcaagtatatgtgggtgcctacacaaagagaaaggccacaataaggattgtgtgggtactcaaggctcttactactaatctcaaaggacccaattcaaattgggtaccaagatatgaggcttaaacttgttttgcaggatcactccttcaatggatcaagttgggtgctcgataatgaatgtataaatcatctttggagatagtagcaagggtggtaacaactgaatctcaagtgcatattattttcaaatcttatctttttttgtgacttgtgtagccactaaagaaaaagaagcacttgaggatatacatcagttgttgataaaggtctaattggaagatgaatgaatattatcacatggtgaacaatccaaaattatgtgacgtattctctgtctagttaatttggatttgattcttctttattagacactgaccataatatggattaagtcagccctttagactttattgaacaaccatgcatattatccatgtcattcaaaatatattgtgcatgagggatcaagggaaatttagtccatattttgaggtttctctattttagcaactcgtttgcccttcacatataaagggttgataaataagaaactagtgcttgtgctactaatgccatctcttgtgttgagtttatccatagaaaatctatgttaagagatggtgcttgttttaaattgtataaatcacaagcttaaaggatactattcaactaaagtaagaagaagttgataagaggccaaggtatgaaaacttcctctccttcagttgttttagtattctatccttagtgggatgtaccatagtataggttaaattcctcgcaatataaaatgttcaatagtgcatataactttgacatcaactatatgtgtgcactaatttaaaggaatttagtctatccttttgggtttcaagaatgatgattcattttccatccacatataaggattatcatttgtgaaaccctccctcgtgtttctaatgctctcttttctaagtgtttaaataaggtccttccaagtgctttcaagatggattcaaaattcacggatataagagtcttggttgtttcaatcattgagtttcaatgggtctcatatcaagtttgattgaaccaagccaagatcaatgaagttcaagatcgcctggttggatgaaatcataaagagaaaagaaatcatagTGATTCAAGAAGGAAGTTACACTTTTTTGTCAAcctaataatgaagatgtagtgacatatttatatgatatccttcattatgaggtttgaggttcatattagcatgctttaccctccaagatttcaattgatatacttttagttcttaaacttttaattggtttaattttcatcatctatgtaaagcatgttatgttaaaccaagatatagtgcaaacatctcctttaacctcgtattgttaatgtgcataagtgtactttgtgtactcttgcatgcacaaattgaggaagagtttagcctatatcttgtgaggctaatgatttcttcaagttcatgttttgtagtctcacaccttggagaacatcaaatgaggatgagtggttccaaggaaatgatcaaatatttaccacatgtcaccccatggattagttctattggggggacgatatgtgttctctagcataaattcaattatttcaaatatattatgccttgaccaagatatatgatgaactcctctaagaatcttaattgaatcaagtgcatgttacaagtaatttgagtacttgatgcatacatttagggggagctcattctatatcttgtgtccttaaagactaacattttcttttagtgaatttgtgtagttctttgaagagaataagtttctcttgatcgtttaaagaggataagtttctctttgaaatgtcaagcctatcaaaagctaagatagaaattcatgattataatgaagaccatatggcatggaacaaaggtgtgtcactccatgaactattgtattacatttgtgtatctaggctcttacaagttagtgtatgcatatatatgcaatatcttaagtcacatcataaagttgcacttgaatcttggcttaaaatattgcatatcatgtcgattagtataccgtttgattatgagtaattccttaaattggtgcaatttcatattttcgtactttatttgtaccaaggttcaaattgtagaacttaatcccctggcctcacaagtccaagtgcataagctaaacaagtattcatcacttgtatgcacacatttagggggagaatggtctataatttgcatctttgagactaacttcattttcaagtctattatgtgtgtagtctcaaattagaaaggaatcttcaagcaaagacaatcgcttccactgcaaattttgatgagtatcaaagattctttgctccaataaatgtatcttctatacatttcataagagaatgagtttctcttgtatatgccactccaacgtcatctaaaattggtaaatatgtatcacatctttttggattacaaatatctgaagtagcatagcttatagattctcctgtctagaacttaattgattaaatagtgcacatgtttcttatgttgcatgattatgttcaattgatactccttttatgccaatggtactttaagttgcaaataagtactctcaacagatatcaattgaattcatatatatgtgtgcactaaaacttgaggagaacttagtgcaatatgctattagtgatctatttatctatcaaattgtatcaattggtgtttttcaattgatatttttcatacatgatcactagttgcataatccatacttgtgcaattttcatgttgcctcttgttgtgataagaaaatgctaggtgacatctagactccaggtatcaagatttatccttcagttagtatgacaatcttcatttgctatcttggacctatgtcacaattatgccaacaagagcttgcaaatgaattctaaatccaacacaagtctggaaaccccttgaaaaggtaaaacacaaaggtacatcacttatgacacttatccattacctttgtgccatctaaggatccctttcatgatagtgtgttcacatctcgcttaatcataatttctatcctttatattctttgtatcctttttggagatttatgacaaagggggagaaattgtgcattaaagcttacctttagtcttatgtaactaagtgttagaagacttttaaaaaggggagaaataattaacaaaaaggggaagtcataagaaaaacataagatgaagaaagttgataagtgcattccatgtcatgagcatcacatttattttatgacacaatgcaccctatggatagtatgatataagttgtctatactttgacctaaatatgtgcttttggcatttgagtacaaaagtgttattttctgaaatgcacatatttagggggaggaaactatatcataggatttaaaatcttatttatcaaatcttatgtaagctttaaatgtgttgtcatcaatcaccaaaaagggggagattgaaagtgcattcatcccttttgtgagttttggtgatttggataacaacacatttaaaggtctaacgagtttgctaagtgttgaacaggaaattcagtatgatgaacatacttgaatagtgtataatgatcggtgaacaaaggttcaacacgaggttatataaccaatgagacaatgcaaatggatataatatgatctctatattggtttgaatatatggacaagacctgagaaatcactacatacatatgaccagaataagaggacaaagtgatttagaggattggtcaagccaaagagaataagatatgaggaatcgtgaattggcttgaccatattactgtcagtccatatatgcttctatgagaatcaaactagagcttgattgatcttgacaattatatctagaagacattcaagcaaggttcacaatattgaagaaatgattctctcaatggatggtcaatttgatgtgactcaagaatggcttgatagggtgaagatagcaaggaaagggcttcgaggaactaagcgaaggtgaaggtcaagcgacggcttgtagaccgaggtaccatggctaaggtgaagaagagagtacttgcactaagtcgatgaactaatcagctatgaagagttataacatgttgatgcatcagtaaggtgacttgaagccatgatttgaactcacataaggtgatatggtacaagtcactgggtttgatttgagtttgcttcaaaaggtgagacaaagatgtttgtgatccttatgaagcaatgccatggagaaatcacacatgagacaccaatgactcaaggagtttacttcattatattttatttaacttgagtataggaatcgtcgtactataaagggggatccaaaaagaaggttggtgtttgccaaagctcaaacctctctgttcaaaagctatttttgaaaagcaaaaatctctttaacgttctatggttgaccgtggttagggttgagaaacctagagtgttcttgctgaaaagcagctgaacttcttcaactgcagctgagctttccagctgaacttgacttcagctgagttgagcttcttcagctgcagctgagcttttcagctgagctgaacttcagctgagttgagctttctcaacttcagctgaactcaacttcagctgtgaacctctttgaccatacaccagctgaacttgcctccgggcagttgagctggggttttctctcctaaactcactggtcaagaccagttgaactggtcctgaggggcagttcagctggtctctgacccctctgacctctgatctgcattctgccagtcagactggcaaacaggtcgccaggagctgtcaggggcggttcaaccgccccccctgggcggttcaaccggttttggtcaactttgaccagtctgcggtcagtctgcgcgtcagtctgccagtcagactggcagacaggctgccaggcctgccaggggaggttcaaccgccctagggggaggctcaaccgccctcaaacagaaaaatcggcccaacggctagttttgagctccaactatatatactcactcctacctctctccccaaagtagtgagcacgatttgaactccatttctaacccaagaaacacctccctctctctcacacacatctcttgcctctcccatttcaaatctttggagagaaatctttgagtgagcttgagagctgcggttttgtgcttcatctctaaatctctcttgctcttcttcttcattcgagctttggtactacatcgagttctttgtggattcattactcttggagcttctagctcctagacgactaggtgtctcttgtgagtctccaaatcttgtggaagaccacaagaaagtttgtattacccgctcgtttgagcaaagattattgtgtgggcttgacctttgtggtcggcaaagggaggattagggttgaaagagacccggctctttgtgggcgcctcaacgaggaagtagggcaccttttgtggtgtgaccgaacctcgggataaatcttgtgtctcttgcgttcttgctcattgtgtttgttcatgttcttcgttctctcaccattccgtggaagattgtttatatctttttggtgtgtggattttgagaagtgcccttctctgatctactactttgaaccctgtggatcatttagaacatctcatttccaaagttaactgggtgaatttcgagatcaattcagttttacccagtttgcttctagtttttgttgaaaaagttttaacttgcctattcacccccccccccccctctaggcaactttcaattggtatcagaacctaatcctcgttctaacgcttaaccgcgtgaggaaagatcatgtcggggggactaagaaacgaaagtgcttctaagcttgaaaaagttgaggttgcctcgacttcatcttttggtgcagatgttgatcctagggcaatagaccttgccatgagaatcgccgaaaggatgttcctcaaaatgaaggaagatgaggcgaagaacattattgaagaagaagaaaatgatcgatggagaccaaacgacgaatccacctcttcacaaggttcgtctttcaaatccacttctcatatgtgctttgttgctaatgagagtgacagtgaaagcgaaagtgaggatgaggaggagcatgaaagtgatagtgaagatgaggatgatcttcaaaaattcttcgctcaactaagtaagaagaaccggatgagcttgctcaaactcatgaaaagggcggaagaacaaaaggaaatgcttcataagcaagaagatatcctcatcgaaaaaatcaaagacttggagaagttgaccaaagagcatgagaagctaaagtgctctcatgatgatttggtccaaaggtatgaaaagatttcaattgagcaaactagTACTTCAAATGCTTTATCTTGCGTTGCtcaatcagaaaaagaaaatactatgctcaagaacacgatagaaaagctaaacattggaaatctagctttgcaagaaaaacatgatatgcttgtgtgctctcataataaatttatggattcacatatcacgttagaaatggctcatgaggttgtgttaactaatttgaaatcataccaacctcacatgtgcacatgtgttgaaattgaaactatattaccatgtgctaacaaatgttgttatcaagcaagccaatcttccattgagctagaaatttcaggaattagtgatatttctatcacacaagaaaataaagagctcaaggaagaagttggaaggctaagaaggagcttaacacttttgaagggaaagtgtcatgctcaaccttctcacgataaccgtgataatatggtgaaaaagcttgagaagggggacaaccgtagcatgcacaaaaccccttcaaaagaataccaagcttttcaagaagggcatgagcaaaatccatggtaagaaaattaatgctcatatgatttgctctaacaatgtacctatgtgcttcaacaaagaaagatcaaagagaagcgataggagatgctatggatgcaaggagaagggccatgaaattgattcatgcccccacatgaagaatcaagaccttgcacgatcaagaaagatgaccatcaaaaaggatgaaagcaaaaggcaaatgcattgcaaggacaagcatcgcatttgctacaattgccgtgaaaaaggtcatctattcaaggtttgtccaaagggtaaaactcctaagcctaacttgtcaatacattcaaatatgcttaggagacccaaatttgactcttgtgctagaaaggtgatgagttcaccacattctaggaccaaggctatttgggtgcctaagtccttattggctaaccttgatggacctatcatgagatgggtaccaaaatgtacttaataagttttgcaggtacccagagatgatatgaagctttggggtgcttgagcggttcaactcaatccttatctcaagctatcaatcttacattgtctatcctttaagattgacccaaagatgaattaatttgttatatcactaacttcatattcatctctagcaagaacttatgttgtagggaataaggattaacctttgtgggaatcaagcaaaaggcctacaaccaagtgatatccaaaggatggtaacaattaattcttaagtgcacattgcctttaattggtatattcctttgtgtcttttgtagccacataggaaaaatgaagcacttgagaatgaacttaaaagattttaccttgctttggaaaggatctaattatatgttaGATTGCaaattcatatttttatattgtgacaatctacatgctttaaattgattgtatgtatcttgtggcatatttcaagttaatcatcatattattgccatgacctagacataaagagtattatcccatgttcttaaatgaatagagtgctaagtaagaaattcaaattcttaaagcacttatcaaatggggaattctctatatgactagagttgtgagactaatgtttctatctaagtgtttatgtagtctcacaacatgagaatgtgtttcccaaatggagtgtgccattcaacattcaaagaagatcgaaccaatactatgtgatgtattcattcttgtttaaattggttttgagtcttcttcattaatcactcaccatgctatgaattaaacttgccatgtaaacttaattaaataatcatgctactttcatcttttttataattgatgttatgcatgatgcttgtaagggtaatttagttcatatcatgaggtttccttgttttagtaaccttcttgtcattcatatactagaggttgctaaataggaaactattgcttgtgttactaatacaatctcttttaagatatttaatggaaattcataagtagagattgtgctctttcaattggtaaaatcacaagctttaaaggttaatcttcacctaaaaggaaGATTAGGAAtgttcaaggcaaaggtatggaacaaattgcttcaattgtagttgatcaatagtagtttcttccaagtggcattctttcaattggtaataatatattctatggaaaggaatgtcaatatgaaggttaaattccttttggcttaaatttgtaaattaatgcatattgtgaattcactgctccatgtgcattaacttaaaaggaatttaatttatgcctttacgcctcataaatgatgatttgtttgccattcatatatagatatcatcattcattaaatacttccttgtactactaatacctcttttcaaagtgttttatcgactagttttaaaaggaaaagagataacaaagaaggaagtctccacaaatgatgaaaagaagaatactaaggtgacaccaccacagatagtaagatctgtcaaattggtataataaatggtacgttctatatggtggtaagtattcttaggcataagttaattcattgcaaatttatcATGCCTTGAacaatatatgtaatgtactcctcatgagtctcttaactgaattgaaagtgcatgtggtaagtcattcaaatacttga
This portion of the Zea mays cultivar B73 chromosome 2, Zm-B73-REFERENCE-NAM-5.0, whole genome shotgun sequence genome encodes:
- the LOC103647410 gene encoding uncharacterized protein, whose translation is MSRWDTIKTQCSTFAGYMMAVLRQNPSGLSDADKTSLAASRFAAIEKKPFHFLHCWAILKDQPKWMDNHMGQQQQQANANPTHSNTVDLDAEESVPSSFTSKRPLGRDSSKEKAKRTKSVDTSSSDSEFMTRMGDLSLERLSVYKTAVTTEEKKLDSMNRNERQKLLLEKKLNLEKLRLERQKLKEDKEEEIMILSMDLSKCNPLLRQYYEAKQQEILARVTGSTSSGQ